One window of Pelmatolapia mariae isolate MD_Pm_ZW linkage group LG18, Pm_UMD_F_2, whole genome shotgun sequence genomic DNA carries:
- the rbp2b gene encoding retinol-binding protein 2b codes for MSASPAAAMPADFSGKWILESSEKFEDYLKVLNIDFATRKIAISLSQTKVVFQDGDKFDFKTLSTFRNYELAFTVGVEFDEYTKGLDNRNVKSLVKWDGDKLVCTQKGEKANRGWKHWTEGDKLYLELTCEGVVCRQVFKRKE; via the exons ATGTCAGCTTCACCAGCTGCAGCCATGCCAGCAGACTTTAGTGGAAAATGGATACTGGAATCCAGTGAGAAATTTGAGGATTACTTGAAAGTACTGA ATATTGACTTTGCTACAAGGAAAATTGCCATCTCCCTATCTCAGACCAAAGTGGTTTTCCAAGATGGGGACAAGTTTGACTTCAAAACACTGAGCACCTTTAGGAATTATGAGCTGGCCTTCACTGTAGGCGTGGAGTTTGATGAGTACACCAAGGGACTAGACAACAGAAATGTCAAG AGTCTGGTGAAGTGGGATGGGGACAAGCTGGTGTGCACTCAGAAAGGCGAGAAGGCCAACCGTGGCTGGAAGCACTGGACTGAAGGAGACAAACTCTACCTG GAGCTGACATGTGAAGGTGTAGTTTGTCGGCAGGTGTTCAAGAGAAAAGAATAA
- the copb2 gene encoding coatomer subunit beta' has protein sequence MPLRLDIKRRLTARSDRVKSVDLHPTEPWMLASLYNGSVCVWNHETQTLVKTFEVCDLPVRASKFVARKNWVITGADDMQIRVFNYNTLERVHMFEAHSDYIRCIAVHPTQPYILTSSDDMLIKLWDWEKKWSCSQVFEGHTHYVMQIVINPKDNNQFASASLDRTIKVWQLGSSSPNFTLEGHEKGVNCIDYYSGGDKPYLISGADDRQVKIWDYQNKTCVQTLEGHAQNVSCVSFHPELPIIITGSEDGTVRIWHSSTYRLESTLNYGMERVWCVSGLRGSNNVALGYDEGSIIIKVGREEPAMSMDTNGKIIWAKHSEIQQANLKAMGDAEIKDGERLPLAVKDMGSCEIYPQTIQHNPNGRFVVVCGDGEYIIYTAMALRNKSFGSAQEFVWAHDSSEYAIRESNSVVKIFKNFKEKKSFKPDFGAEGIYGGFLLGVRSVNGLAFYDWENTELIRRIEIQPKHIFWSDSGELVCIATEESFFILRYLADKVAASQENNEGVTEDGIEDAFEVQGEIQEIVKTGLWVGDCFIYTSSVNRLNYYVGGEIVTIAHLDRTMYLLGYIPKDDRLYLGDKELNIVSYSLLVSVLEYQTAVMRRDFGMADKVLPTIPKEQRTRVAHFLEKQGFKQQALAVSTDPEHRFELALQLGELKIAYQLAVEAESEQKWKQLAELAISKCQFGLAQECLHHAQDYGGLLLLATASGNAVMVGKLAEGAERDGKNNVAFMTYFLQGKLDQCLELLIRTNRLPEAAFLARTYLPSQVSRVVKLWRENLAKVNQKAAESLADPTEYENLFPGLKEAFAAEHYLRETCLGTTRPAKDYPLVTLNEDRNILEEAQGYEPKGTFLPPVSKTQDEEEAAAPIAAVTPSQPEPAPPAAVEKEKEAEIYEFSQKDKTLDELEVDLDNMELDDIDTTDVNLDDDFLDD, from the exons ATG CCTCTGAGGCTGGACATTAAGCGGAGGCTGACAGCCAGGTCAGACCGGGTGAAGAGTGTGGACCTTCACCCAACTGAGCCATGGATGCTGGCTAGTCTGTACAACGGCAGCGTCTGTGTTTGGAACCATGAAACTCAG ACTCTTGTCAAGACTTTCGAAGTTTGCGACCTGCCTGTCAGAGCTTCTAAATTTGTGGCAAGGAAGAACTGGGTCATCACAGGAGCG GATGACATGCAGATCCGTGTGTTCAACTACAACACCTTGGAGCGAGTCCACATGTTTGAGGCACACTCCGACTACATTCGTTGCATTGCTGTCCATCCAACCCAGCCATACATCCTCACCAGCAGCG ATGACATGTTGATCAAGCTTTGGGACTGGGAGAAGAAGTGGTCATGCAGCCAGGTGTTTGAGGGTCACACTCATTATGTTATGCAGATTGTCATCAACCCCAAGGACAACAATCAGTTTGCCAGTGCTTCCTTGGACAGAACAATTAAG GTGTGGCAGCTTGGCTCTTCATCTCCCAATTTCACTTTGGAAGGTCATGAGAAAGGAGTAAATTGTATTGATTACTACAGTGGAGGAGACAAGCCCTACCTGATATCTGGGGCTGATGATCGCCAAGTCAAGATCTGGGACTACCAG AACAAGACCTGCGTTCAAACTCTGGAGGGCCACGCCCAAAATGTCTCTTGCGTCAGTTTCCACCCAGAGCTGCCCATCATCATTACTGGATCAGAGGATG GGACCGTGCGTATCTGGCACTCGAGCACTTACCGCCTAGAGAGCACACTGAACTATGGCATGGAGCGAGTGTGGTGTGTGTCCGGTCTCAGGGGCTCCAACAATGTGGCGCTAGGCTACGATGAAGGCAGCATCATTATCAAG GTGGGTCGGGAGGAGCCAGCCATGTCTATGGACACCAATGGCAAAATCATTTGGGCCAAACACAGTGAAATACAGCAGGCCAACCTGAAGGCCATGGGTGATGCCGAAATCAAGGATGGAGAGAGGCTACCGTTGGCTGTCAAAGACATGGGCAGCTGTGAGATTTACCCTCAAACCATCCAGCACAACCCTAATGGAAG GTTTGTTGTGGTGTGTGGAGATGGAGAGTACATCATCTACACCGCTATGGCATTGAGAAACAAGAGCTTCGGCTCAGCACAGGAGTTTGTGTGGGCACACGATTCTTCTGA ATATGCCATCAGAGAAAGCAACAGTGTcgtcaaaatctttaaaaacttcaaagaaaagaaatcgtTTAAGCCCGACTTTGGAGCTGAAG GTATCTATGGAGGTTTCTTGCTTGGGGTGAGGTCGGTGAACGGCCTGGCATTTTACGACTGGGAGAACACAGAGTTAATCCGCCGCATTGAGATCCAGCCCAAGCAT atcttctgGTCAGACTCTGGTGAACTGGTCTGCATTGCCACAGAGGAGTCCTTCTTCATCCTGCGCTACCTGGCAGATAAAGTCGCTGCCTCCCAAGAGAACAACGAGGGAGTGACAGAGGATGGTATTGAAGATGCCTTTGAG GTCCAGGGAGAGATCCAGGAGATTGTCAAGACTGGGCTCTGGGTTGGAGACTGCTTCATCTACACCAGCTCTGTAAACAGACTCAACTATTACGTTGGAGGAGAGATTGTCACAATTGCACACTTGGACAG GACCATGTACCTACTGGGTTACATACCTAAAGATGACCGTCTGTATCTGGGAGACAAGGAGCTCAATATCGTCAGCTACTCCCTGCTTGTCTCCGTCCTGGAGTACCAGACTGCTGTAATGAGGCGGGACTTTGGAATGGCTGACAAGGTGCTACCCACTATCCCTAAAGAGCAGAGGACCAGGGTGGCACACTTCCTGGAGAAACAG GGTTTCAAGCAGCAGGCCCTGGCAGTGTCCACAGACCCTGAGCACAGGTTTGAGTTAGCCTTGCAGCTGGGAGAGTTGAAGATTGCTTACCAGCTGGCTGTAGAAGCAGAG TCAgagcagaagtggaagcagctAGCAGAGCTGGCTATTAGTAAGTGCCAGTTTGGCCTGGCCCAAGAGTGCCTGCACCATGCCCAGGATTATGGTGGCCTGCTCCTCCTCGCTACAGCCTCCGGTAATGCTGTCATGGTGGGCAAGCTGGCTGAAGGGGCAGAAAGGGACGGCAAAAACAATGTAGCCTTCATGACCTACTTCCTTCAGGGAAA ACTGGATCAGTGTTTGGAGCTTCTGATCAGAACAAACAGACTACCTGAAGCTGCCTTCCTGGCTCGCACTTACCTACCCAGCCAGGTGTCCCGTGTGGTCAAATTATGGAGGGAGAATCTGGCCAAGGTCAACCAGAAG GCGGCTGAATCCCTAGCAGATCCTACAGAGTATGAGAATCTGTTCCCCGGGCTGAAAGAAGCCTTTGCAGCTGAACACTACCTGAGAGAAACCTGCTTGGGCACCACCAGGCCTGCTAAAGACTATCCACTTGTTACA CTCAATGAAGACAGAAACATTCTTGAAGAGGCCCAGGGATACGAGCCCAAAGGAACCTTCCTACCTCCTGTCTCTAAG ACACAAGATGaagaggaggcagcagctcccATTGCTGCAGTGACACCTTCACAGCCTGAGCCTGCTCCTCCTGCAGCagtggaaaaagagaaagaggctGAAATCTATGAATTCTCACAGAAAGATAAG ACTCTGGATGAGCTCGAGGTGGACCTGGACAACATGGAGCTGGATGACATTGACACCACAGATGTTAACCTTGATGATGACTTTCTCGATGATTGA